AACGCGCCCAGGCGGCGGAAAATCGGACCTGCTGGCCAGAAATTCAGGTTGATACCGGCAGCAATGTGCGGCGGTACCAGCCCCTGGTGATAGAGCACGTAGGAAAGAAGCAGGTAGTCCATGTGGCTGCGGTGGCAGGGAACATAGACAATCTCATGGCCATCGTGCGCCAGCTGACGCACACGTTCAGCATTATGAACGTTGATGCCCTGATACAGGCGGTTCCAGGTAAAGCCGAGAATACGATCGGACAGGCGAATCATCTCGTAAGAGAAGTTCGCTGCAATCTCTTCCATCAGCGCAATGGCGTTCTGCTGGGCTTTCTCATGCGATATTTTCTTGCTGCGCGCTTCGTCTTCAACGGCGCGGGCAATCGCTTTGGAGGCCAGCAGCTTGTTGAACAGATCCTGACGCGCCGGGAGACGCGGCCCTACGGCAGCGAGTCGCTGGCGGGCGAAGTGCATACGCGCCACGCGCGCCAGTTTTTGCGCGATGATCTTGTCGGTACCGTGCTCGTCCGCCATACGACGCAGCGAAACGGAAGGGGAGAAACGCACAAAGCTGTCGCGTCCCAGCCAGGAGACCGCGAAGAACTTCTGGATGCCGTTAAGCATGCGCAGCGGCGGATTCTCTTCACCTTTTTCACGGCCCGGACGACGACCAAACATCACCGATACCGGCACCATCTGCACATCCAGATCGGGGTTGCTGCGGTGCAGGTCAAGATAGTCGTGGAACAGCTTGATGGACTCTTCTTTTGGCGTGTAGTAGGTAAACACGCGCGGTCCACCGTGAATGAACACGTAGCGCGGCAGCAGCGTACCGTCAACTTCAAGCGGTTCAAGCGGGTCCGGTAAGTCATGCGCCAGACACTGGGCGCGAAGCGTCAGTAAGTCTGCCTTCGAGTTATAAGGCAAAACGTACATAATAGGACGCGACGTATCGAGCCCCAATTCCAGCGCGGGTTCTGCTGGGATAGACTTGCTTTTTACCAGGATGCTTAATGGTAAATTAAGTAATTTGTAGTAAATTCGTGGCCAGCCGGACATAAACGATGTAAAGCCTCTGGTTAATAATGCAATTGCGGCGCAAGGATAACAGAAAGCGCGCAAAATTTCTGTTGTTACCCGTCATACTTCAGGCTGTAGCGAAACGCGCTACAGTTCCTGTTACTGACGCTTTTTTTCATAAAAGGTTCTTTTAATGGCCAATAATACCACTGGGTTAACGCGTATCATCAAAGCCGCCGGCTATTCATGGAAAGGTTTCCGTGCCGCGTGGATCAACGAAGCCGCCTTTCGCCAGGAGGGCGTCGCCGCTATCATCGCGGTGATCATCGCCTCTTTCCTTGATGTTGATGCTATTACCCGCGTACTTCTAATCGGTTCCGTGCTTCTGGTGATGATAGTGGAAATTCTTAATAGCGCTATTGAAGCCGTTGTTGATCGCATTGGTTCAGATTTCCACGAGCTTTCTGGCCGCGCAAAAGACATGGGCTCTGCTGCCGTGTTGCTGGCGATTATCACTGCCGTTATCACCTGGGTCACGCTGCTTTGGTCACATTTCCGATGAGCCTCGAGGAATAATTAAGTCCCTGGTTTTTTGTGCAGTTTTTGGTTCCAAAATCGCCTTTGACTGTATATACTCACAGCATAACTGTATATACACCCAGGGGGCGGAATGAAAGCGTTAACGACCAGGCAGCAAGAGGTGTTTGATCTCATCCGGGATCATATCGGCCAGACGGGTATGCCACCCACGCGTGCGGAAATCGCGCAGCGTCTGGGCTTCCGTTCTCCGAATGCTGCCGAAGAACACCTGAAAGCGCTGGCGCGTAAAGGCGTGATTGAGATTGTTTCAGGCGCGTCACGTGGTATCCGCCTGCTGGTGGAAGAAGAGACGGGCATTCCGCTGATAGGCCGTGTTGCCGCCGGTGAGCCTTTACTGGCACAGCAGCATATTGAAGGCCACTACCAGGTTGATCCTGGCATGTTCAAACCGAGCGCAGATTTCCTGCTGCGCGTTAGCGGTATGTCGATGAAAGACATCGGTATTCTTGACGGCGATCTGCTTGCGGTGCACAAAACGCAGGATGTGCGTAACGGTCAGGTGGTTGTCGCGCGCATTGATGATGAAGTTACCGTCAAGCGTCTGAAAAAACAGGGTAACACCGTTCAGTTGCTGCCTGAAAACAATGAGTTCTCCCCGATTGTGGTCGATCTCCGCGAACACAACTTCTCTATCGAAGGACTGGCGGTTGGGGTCATTCGCAACGGTGAATGGCTATAATCTCTTCCTGACAGGCTATGGCGCCGCTGTAGCCTGCTTCATTCTCCACTCCCGGTATTTTTCATGTCACTGCTGACGGAATCAGATAAGGCATTGTGGCGTCTCGCTCTGCCGATGATTTTCTCCAATATCACCGTGCCCTTGCTGGGGCTGGTCGATACTGCCGTTATTGGTCATCTTGATTCGCCTGTTTATCTTGGCGGCGTGGCGATTGGCGCGACGGCAACCAGCTTCCTGTTTATGCTGCTGCTCTTTTTGCGCATGAGCACCACCGGGCTCACGGCACAGGCTTATGGTGCAAAAGATCCGCTGCGTCTGGCGCGCGCGCTGGTCCAGCCGCTGATCCTTGCGCTTGGCGCGGGAGTGTTAATCGTTTTATTACGTACGCCCCTGATCGACCTTGCGCTCCATGTTGTCGGCGGCAGCGAGGCGGTACTGGCTCAGGCGCGTCGTTTCCTTGAAATTCGCTGGCTCAGCGCGCCCGCCTCGCTGGCAAACCTGGTTCTGCTGGGGTGGCTACTGGGCGTGCAGTACGCCCGTGCACCGGTGATTTTGCTGGTGGCAGGCAACCTTCTCAACATTGTGCTGGATGTCTGGCTGGTAATGGGCCTGCATATGAACGTGCAGGGCGCGGCGCTGGCGACGGCGATTGCCGAATACGGAACCTTTATTATCGGTCTGTGGATGGTCTGGCGCGTGCTGGCGATGCGCGGGATCTCCCTGGCGCTGCTCAAAACCGCATGGC
This region of Enterobacter asburiae genomic DNA includes:
- a CDS encoding diacylglycerol kinase → MANNTTGLTRIIKAAGYSWKGFRAAWINEAAFRQEGVAAIIAVIIASFLDVDAITRVLLIGSVLLVMIVEILNSAIEAVVDRIGSDFHELSGRAKDMGSAAVLLAIITAVITWVTLLWSHFR
- the dinF gene encoding MATE family efflux transporter DinF — protein: MSLLTESDKALWRLALPMIFSNITVPLLGLVDTAVIGHLDSPVYLGGVAIGATATSFLFMLLLFLRMSTTGLTAQAYGAKDPLRLARALVQPLILALGAGVLIVLLRTPLIDLALHVVGGSEAVLAQARRFLEIRWLSAPASLANLVLLGWLLGVQYARAPVILLVAGNLLNIVLDVWLVMGLHMNVQGAALATAIAEYGTFIIGLWMVWRVLAMRGISLALLKTAWRGNIRRLLALNRDIMLRSLLLQLCFGALTVFGARLGPEIVAVNAVLMTLLTFTAYALDGFAYAVEAHSGQAYGARESEQLRDVWRAACRQSGLVALAFGLVYACFGEQIVALLTSLPALRELASHYLIWQVILPVVGVWCYLLDGMFIGATRGAEMRNSMAVAAAGFGLTLLTLPWLGNHGLWLALAVFLSLRGISLAFIWHRHWQNDTWFPSRHDIS
- the lexA gene encoding transcriptional repressor LexA translates to MKALTTRQQEVFDLIRDHIGQTGMPPTRAEIAQRLGFRSPNAAEEHLKALARKGVIEIVSGASRGIRLLVEEETGIPLIGRVAAGEPLLAQQHIEGHYQVDPGMFKPSADFLLRVSGMSMKDIGILDGDLLAVHKTQDVRNGQVVVARIDDEVTVKRLKKQGNTVQLLPENNEFSPIVVDLREHNFSIEGLAVGVIRNGEWL